Proteins encoded within one genomic window of Nitrospira sp.:
- a CDS encoding glycosyltransferase family 2 protein, whose product MSPEKLPLSVIVLTFNEEQNIGPCLESIVSWAQEIFVVDSGSTDRTLDIVSKYGAKVLTHPFQNYSHQRNWAQNNVPLSHEWVFHIDADERVSPELAARLGELFAGRSHSTQDYAGYMVRRKIIFFGKPIVHGGLYPTYHCRVFRRQSGRCEDREYDQHFLVEGRTALIEADLLELTATSLFSWTARHNKWAQMEARELFKGPGRDASVAVQAKLIGSPIERRRWLRSSLYSRMPMFFRALLYFVTRYVIRGGFLDGTPGLIYHGLQGFWFRFYVDACCYELQRLERGACVLDNDSSTAHK is encoded by the coding sequence ATGTCACCAGAGAAATTGCCCCTATCCGTCATCGTTCTTACATTCAATGAAGAGCAGAATATTGGGCCATGTTTGGAAAGTATTGTTTCATGGGCGCAGGAGATCTTTGTTGTCGATTCGGGAAGCACGGATCGGACATTGGACATTGTCAGCAAGTACGGGGCGAAAGTCCTTACGCATCCTTTCCAAAACTACTCACACCAGAGAAATTGGGCACAGAATAATGTGCCGCTGTCGCATGAATGGGTATTTCATATCGACGCTGATGAACGAGTATCGCCGGAACTTGCTGCTCGACTTGGTGAACTGTTTGCCGGGAGGTCGCATTCGACACAGGATTACGCGGGATATATGGTCCGACGAAAAATCATCTTTTTCGGAAAACCAATTGTCCACGGTGGCCTGTATCCCACGTACCACTGCAGAGTCTTTCGAAGGCAATCCGGCCGTTGTGAAGACCGGGAATATGACCAGCATTTCCTCGTCGAAGGCCGCACTGCCCTCATAGAAGCAGATTTACTCGAACTGACCGCCACATCCCTCTTTTCATGGACTGCGCGGCACAATAAGTGGGCACAAATGGAAGCCCGCGAACTGTTCAAGGGGCCGGGAAGGGACGCGTCGGTTGCCGTTCAAGCCAAATTGATCGGATCGCCCATTGAGAGAAGGCGGTGGCTGCGATCAAGCCTCTATTCAAGGATGCCCATGTTTTTTCGAGCGCTTCTCTATTTCGTCACTCGATACGTGATCAGAGGCGGGTTTCTTGACGGCACTCCTGGGTTGATCTATCACGGGTTACAGGGGTTTTGGTTTAGATTTTACGTCGATGCCTGCTGTTATGAGTTGCAGCGTCTCGAGAGAGGAGCTTGTGTTCTCGACAATGATTCCTCAACAGCTCACAAGTAG
- a CDS encoding glycosyltransferase family 4 protein — MKIVFVNRFFFPDHSATSQLLTDVTVHLAEAGYEVAVVTSRQTYDNPLALYPARANEQGVRVVRVWSTMFGRRHLPGRTLDYATFYASALWSLLALTKKDDVIVAKTDPPLISVLAAMVTRLRGALLVNWIQDLFPEVVSSLLGGRAGKFFWSLRSLRNWSLLSAKWNVVIGKQMQLRLEREGIPAENIQVIHNWADGQAIRPIDREHNELRREWNLQHRFVVGYSGNFGRAHDFKTILDVVQLLRNENHIIFVFIGGGAQHDWLRGALVQKGLTNVVFKPYQPREQLHLSLCVPDLHLISLQPSLEGLIVPSKFYGIAAAGRPTLYLGDTEGEVPRILRESNCGFAVPLGQAESAAEIIRSLAKDTAKCARYGQNARDLFDAQFDKTRAERAWRLLLKNCADHRA; from the coding sequence ATGAAGATCGTTTTCGTCAATCGTTTTTTTTTTCCTGATCACTCTGCAACGAGTCAATTGTTGACGGACGTGACGGTTCACCTCGCAGAAGCGGGGTATGAGGTTGCTGTCGTGACAAGCCGGCAAACCTACGACAACCCACTGGCGCTCTACCCCGCAAGAGCCAACGAGCAAGGCGTCCGTGTCGTTCGCGTCTGGTCCACCATGTTCGGCCGGCGGCACTTACCTGGCCGGACGCTCGACTATGCCACGTTTTACGCAAGTGCCCTCTGGAGTTTACTCGCACTGACGAAAAAAGACGATGTCATCGTGGCCAAAACCGACCCGCCGTTGATCTCGGTTCTCGCTGCAATGGTGACTCGACTCCGGGGTGCACTTCTGGTCAATTGGATTCAGGACTTATTTCCCGAAGTTGTCTCAAGCTTGCTCGGTGGACGGGCGGGAAAGTTCTTCTGGAGCCTGCGATCTCTTCGAAATTGGTCTCTCTTGTCTGCCAAATGGAATGTCGTGATCGGCAAGCAAATGCAGCTCAGGCTGGAAAGAGAGGGCATTCCTGCCGAGAACATTCAAGTTATTCACAATTGGGCGGATGGACAGGCCATTCGTCCCATTGATCGAGAACACAACGAACTCAGGCGTGAGTGGAACCTGCAACATCGCTTTGTGGTTGGGTACTCGGGAAACTTCGGTAGGGCACATGACTTCAAAACGATCCTAGATGTGGTGCAGTTGCTCCGAAATGAGAACCACATCATATTCGTATTCATCGGAGGCGGAGCTCAACACGATTGGTTGAGAGGAGCGCTTGTCCAGAAGGGCCTGACTAACGTGGTGTTTAAACCCTACCAACCTCGTGAACAGCTGCACCTCAGTCTTTGTGTTCCGGATCTCCATCTTATCTCGCTACAGCCATCACTCGAAGGGCTGATCGTTCCTAGCAAATTTTATGGAATTGCCGCCGCAGGGCGACCAACACTTTATCTAGGCGATACAGAGGGAGAAGTCCCTCGAATACTACGCGAGTCGAATTGTGGATTTGCCGTTCCACTAGGCCAAGCCGAATCAGCTGCAGAGATTATTCGTTCGCTCGCGAAAGACACCGCCAAATGTGCGCGTTATGGCCAAAACGCAAGAGATTTGTTCGACGCTCAATTCGACAAAACTCGAGCCGAGCGTGCTTGGCGGTTGCTCCTCAAGAACTGCGCGGATCATCGCGCATGA